In the Helianthus annuus cultivar XRQ/B chromosome 11, HanXRQr2.0-SUNRISE, whole genome shotgun sequence genome, one interval contains:
- the LOC110929883 gene encoding TPR repeat-containing thioredoxin TTL1 isoform X1, whose protein sequence is MSHKPISELGFKTLSDRFQKSVTCDGDDTNKPDFRELDLGLGPGSASPISPLRVGPTISSSSSSSGSVSGRIGVGSGGTINHQHHSGELTVDSSPTFSVGGSRVVKSGHAHTRPDSGTSSATSPAMNVLPAGNICPSGRVLKTGMMSNRSSKPEVLSLGSGNYGHGSIMRGGSGTGTGTGKTDTHVPVSSNSRRMSMDPEELKRLGNEEYKKGHFLEALRLYDKAIGLSPANAAYHCNRAAALMGLKRLSEAVKECDEAIKLDSGYVRAHHRLGSLLVSLGQVENARRHLYFKGYQPDPNEAQKLQLVEKHLNKCTDLRRVRDWGNVLKESDAAIVSGADACAQLFACKAEALLKLHQLDDADSVISHLPKFEASNSSLSCSQMKLFGMQSEAYVLFVRAQIDLSLGRFENALTSIEKSGHIDPRNVEVAVLLQNIRSLCKSRARGNELFKSERYTEACSAYGDGLKSDPSNPILYCNRAACWFKLGQFERSLDDCNQALLIHPHYTKALLRRAATFSKLERWAESVTDYEVLRRALPNDNDIAESLFHAQVALKKSRGEEVYNLKFGGEVELINDLEQFKAAVVTTGASVVLFKTASDLQCKQISPFLDTLCKRYPSINFLKVDIEESPTIANVENVRIVPTIKIYKKGNRMKELVCPCREALESSVRHYSF, encoded by the exons ATGTCACACAAACCCATATCCGAATTAGGGTTTAAAACACTCTCCGATCGGTTCCAGAAATCGGTCACGTGCGACGGCGATGATACCAATAAACCCGACTTTCGTGAGCTTGATTTGGGTCTAGGTCCGGGTTCGGCTTCGCCCATTTCCCCTTTACGGGTCGGACCCACGATTAGTTCCAGTTCCAGCTCATCCGGGTCGGTTTCGGGTCGGATCGGAGTTGGGTCCGGTGGGACTATTAACCACCAACACCACTCCGGTGAGTTGACGGTTGACAGTTCACCGACATTTTCAGTTGGTGGGTCTCGGGTCGTTAAATCGGGTCATGCACATACCCGACCCGATTCGGGTACATCCTCCGCCACTTCTCCGGCGATGAATGTACTTCCGGCAGGAAACATTTGCCCTTCGGGTCGGGTTTTGAAAACGGGTATGATGTCAAACCGGAGCTCCAAACCCGAGGTTTTGAGTTTAGGATCCGGTAATTATGGTCATGGTAGCATAATGCGTGGCGGGTCGGGTACGGGTACAGGTACAGGTAAAACCGACACTCATGTGCCGGTGAGTTCGAACTCAAGAAGAATGTCAATGGATCCGGAAGAGTTGAAGAGGTTAGGGAATGAAGAGTACAAAAAGGGGCATTTTTTAGAGGCATTGAGGTTGTATGATAAGGCAATAGGATTATCGCCTGCGAATGCGGCCTACCATTGTAACCGTGCAGCCGCATTGATGGGATTGAAGAGGTTGAGTGAGGCAGTTAAGGAATGTGATGAGGCTATAAAACTTGATTCTGGTTATGTTAGGGCTCATCATCGGTTAGGGTCGCTTCTTGTTAG TTTAGGGCAGGTTGAAAATGCAAGGAGACACCTTTATTTCAAAGGGTACCAACCCGATCCGAACGAGGCCCAAAAGTTGCAGCTCGTCGAAAAACATTTGAATAAGTGCACTGATTTAAGACGGGTCCGAGACTGGGGCAATGTGTTAAAAGAATCCGATGCTGCGATCGTATCTGGAGCGGATGCTTGTGCTCAG CTATTCGCATGCAAAGCCGAAGCGTTATTGAAGCTCCATCAGTTAGACGATGCAGATTCGGTTATTTCACATTTGCCGAAATTCGAAGCAAGTAATAGCAGCCTGTCGTGTTCGCAAATGAAGCTATTCGGGATGCAATCTGAGGCGTACGTTTTGTTCGTTCGCGCTCAGATTGATTTGTCATTGGGAAG ATTTGAGAACGCGCTTACTTCTATCGAGAAATCAGGACATATCGATCCAAGGAACGTTGAGGTTGCGGTTTTGCTTCAAAACATAAGATCGTTGTGTAAATCTCGAGCTCGTGGAAATGAGTTGTTTAAATCAGAAAGATATACGGAAGCTTGTTCGGCTTACGGTGATGGACTTAAATCCGATCCGTCAAATCCAATTCTATACTGCAATCGGGCAGCTTGTTGGTTTAAACTCGGGCAGTTTGAAAGGTCTCTTGATGATTGTAATCAAGCTCTTCTTATTCATCCACATTATACAAAAGCACTTCTTCGACGAGCCGCCACTTTTAGCAAG CTTGAAAGGTGGGCTGAATCGGTAACAGATTACGAGGTCTTGAGGAGAGCGCTTCCAAACGATAACGATATAGCGGAATCTTTATTTCATGCTCAAGTTGCATTAAAGAAATCACGAGGCGAAGAAGTGTATAATTTGAAATTCGGCGGTGAAGTTGAATTGATTAATGATCTCGAGCAGTTCAAAGCCGCAGTCGTTACAACCG GCGCTTCGGTTGTTCTTTTCAAAACCGCATCGGATCTTCAATGCAAGCAGATATCCCCGTTTCTTGATACCTTATGCAAGCGATATCCGTCTATAAATTTTCTCAAG GTTGATATAGAAGAGAGCCCGACAATAGCGAATGTAGAGAACGTAAGAATTGTACCGACAATCAAGATTTACAAAAAAGGTAACCGAATGAAGGAGCTCGTATGTCCGTGTAGAGAAGCATTGGAATCGTCTGTCCGTCATTACAGCTTCTAA
- the LOC110929883 gene encoding TPR repeat-containing thioredoxin TTL1 isoform X2 yields the protein MMSNRSSKPEVLSLGSGNYGHGSIMRGGSGTGTGTGKTDTHVPVSSNSRRMSMDPEELKRLGNEEYKKGHFLEALRLYDKAIGLSPANAAYHCNRAAALMGLKRLSEAVKECDEAIKLDSGYVRAHHRLGSLLVSLGQVENARRHLYFKGYQPDPNEAQKLQLVEKHLNKCTDLRRVRDWGNVLKESDAAIVSGADACAQLFACKAEALLKLHQLDDADSVISHLPKFEASNSSLSCSQMKLFGMQSEAYVLFVRAQIDLSLGRFENALTSIEKSGHIDPRNVEVAVLLQNIRSLCKSRARGNELFKSERYTEACSAYGDGLKSDPSNPILYCNRAACWFKLGQFERSLDDCNQALLIHPHYTKALLRRAATFSKLERWAESVTDYEVLRRALPNDNDIAESLFHAQVALKKSRGEEVYNLKFGGEVELINDLEQFKAAVVTTGASVVLFKTASDLQCKQISPFLDTLCKRYPSINFLKVDIEESPTIANVENVRIVPTIKIYKKGNRMKELVCPCREALESSVRHYSF from the exons ATGATGTCAAACCGGAGCTCCAAACCCGAGGTTTTGAGTTTAGGATCCGGTAATTATGGTCATGGTAGCATAATGCGTGGCGGGTCGGGTACGGGTACAGGTACAGGTAAAACCGACACTCATGTGCCGGTGAGTTCGAACTCAAGAAGAATGTCAATGGATCCGGAAGAGTTGAAGAGGTTAGGGAATGAAGAGTACAAAAAGGGGCATTTTTTAGAGGCATTGAGGTTGTATGATAAGGCAATAGGATTATCGCCTGCGAATGCGGCCTACCATTGTAACCGTGCAGCCGCATTGATGGGATTGAAGAGGTTGAGTGAGGCAGTTAAGGAATGTGATGAGGCTATAAAACTTGATTCTGGTTATGTTAGGGCTCATCATCGGTTAGGGTCGCTTCTTGTTAG TTTAGGGCAGGTTGAAAATGCAAGGAGACACCTTTATTTCAAAGGGTACCAACCCGATCCGAACGAGGCCCAAAAGTTGCAGCTCGTCGAAAAACATTTGAATAAGTGCACTGATTTAAGACGGGTCCGAGACTGGGGCAATGTGTTAAAAGAATCCGATGCTGCGATCGTATCTGGAGCGGATGCTTGTGCTCAG CTATTCGCATGCAAAGCCGAAGCGTTATTGAAGCTCCATCAGTTAGACGATGCAGATTCGGTTATTTCACATTTGCCGAAATTCGAAGCAAGTAATAGCAGCCTGTCGTGTTCGCAAATGAAGCTATTCGGGATGCAATCTGAGGCGTACGTTTTGTTCGTTCGCGCTCAGATTGATTTGTCATTGGGAAG ATTTGAGAACGCGCTTACTTCTATCGAGAAATCAGGACATATCGATCCAAGGAACGTTGAGGTTGCGGTTTTGCTTCAAAACATAAGATCGTTGTGTAAATCTCGAGCTCGTGGAAATGAGTTGTTTAAATCAGAAAGATATACGGAAGCTTGTTCGGCTTACGGTGATGGACTTAAATCCGATCCGTCAAATCCAATTCTATACTGCAATCGGGCAGCTTGTTGGTTTAAACTCGGGCAGTTTGAAAGGTCTCTTGATGATTGTAATCAAGCTCTTCTTATTCATCCACATTATACAAAAGCACTTCTTCGACGAGCCGCCACTTTTAGCAAG CTTGAAAGGTGGGCTGAATCGGTAACAGATTACGAGGTCTTGAGGAGAGCGCTTCCAAACGATAACGATATAGCGGAATCTTTATTTCATGCTCAAGTTGCATTAAAGAAATCACGAGGCGAAGAAGTGTATAATTTGAAATTCGGCGGTGAAGTTGAATTGATTAATGATCTCGAGCAGTTCAAAGCCGCAGTCGTTACAACCG GCGCTTCGGTTGTTCTTTTCAAAACCGCATCGGATCTTCAATGCAAGCAGATATCCCCGTTTCTTGATACCTTATGCAAGCGATATCCGTCTATAAATTTTCTCAAG GTTGATATAGAAGAGAGCCCGACAATAGCGAATGTAGAGAACGTAAGAATTGTACCGACAATCAAGATTTACAAAAAAGGTAACCGAATGAAGGAGCTCGTATGTCCGTGTAGAGAAGCATTGGAATCGTCTGTCCGTCATTACAGCTTCTAA